The Chryseobacterium sp. 52 genome includes a region encoding these proteins:
- a CDS encoding methylmalonyl-CoA mutase family protein has protein sequence METQKYTPTNKVRIVTAASLFDGHDAAINIMRRVIQGTGCEVIHLGHDKSAEEVVNTAIQEDANAIALTSYQGGHNEYFKYIYDLLREKNSPQIKIFGGGGGVILPEEIEDIMAYGIDRIYSPDDGRELGLQGMIDDLVKRSDFATGKEVTASDLDSINFENSTSIAKIISAVENFSEEKPDLVKAIDEKSKDLNIPIIGITGTGGAGKSSLTDELVRRFIRSNPDKKIAIISIDPSKKKTGGALLGDRIRMNAINDPRVYMRSMATRENNVSVSPFIHSALNVLKLAHPDVIILETSGIGQSGSEVSDFADVSMYVMTPEYGASTQLEKIDMLDYADLVALNKSDKRGALDALQAVRKQFQRNHLLWESPLDDMPVYATKASQFNDHGTTELYNRLISKVNDKFSDLDLKTFVEQEITEEVTIIPPKRVRYLSEIVENNRIYDANVEKQAELARKMYHIEGVKSFLSNEALDAEYQKAEKDLQQENIDFLQTWDDTKKAFHEEFYSYFVRGKEIRVETSTESLSHLRIPKIALPKYTDWGDLIKWKGQENLPGGFPYTAGIYPFKRTGEDPTRMFAGEGGPERTNRRFHYVSAEMPAKRLSTAFDSVTLYGQDPALPPDIYGKIGNAGVSIATLDDAKKLYSGFDLVNALTSVSMTINGPAPMLLAFFMNAAIDQNVEKYIAENKLESKVEAVLKAKFDDKGLERPKYNGELPPSNNGLGLKLLGITGDEVIPAEAYAEIKAKTIATVRGTVQADILKEDQAQNTCIFSTEFALRLMGDVQEYFITEKVRNFYSVSISGYHIAEAGANPVSQLAFTLANGFTYVEYYLSRGMDINDFAPNLSFFFSNGIDPEYSVIGRVARRIWAKAMKLKYGADERSQMLKYHIQTSGRSLHAQEIDFNDIRTTLQALYAIYDNCNSLHTNAYDEAITTPTEQSVRRAMAIQLIINKELGLAKNENPLQGSFIIEELTDLVEEAVYTEFDRITERGGVLGAMETMYQRSKIQEESMHYEWLKHTGEYPIIGVNTFLGKDGSPTVRPGEVIRSTEEEKQVQIQTLHNFQKSNEDRCEEALRTLQYAAINQQNLFGVMMDAVKYCSLGQITNALFEVGGKYRRNM, from the coding sequence ATGGAAACCCAAAAATATACTCCAACCAATAAAGTGAGAATCGTAACCGCGGCGTCATTATTTGACGGACACGATGCTGCGATTAATATCATGCGCCGCGTGATCCAGGGAACAGGATGTGAAGTAATCCACCTTGGCCACGACAAATCAGCAGAGGAAGTTGTTAACACAGCGATCCAGGAAGATGCCAATGCTATTGCATTAACCTCTTACCAAGGAGGCCACAACGAATATTTTAAATATATCTACGACCTTTTAAGAGAAAAAAACTCTCCGCAAATCAAAATTTTTGGTGGCGGTGGCGGTGTAATCCTGCCTGAAGAGATTGAAGATATTATGGCATATGGTATCGACAGGATCTATTCTCCGGATGACGGCCGTGAGCTTGGTCTTCAGGGAATGATTGATGATCTGGTGAAAAGATCAGACTTTGCTACAGGAAAAGAAGTGACAGCAAGTGATTTGGATTCAATCAATTTTGAAAATTCTACAAGCATTGCCAAAATTATTTCTGCCGTTGAAAACTTTTCAGAAGAAAAACCAGATCTGGTAAAAGCGATTGACGAAAAATCAAAAGACCTGAATATTCCGATCATTGGTATCACAGGTACCGGTGGAGCGGGAAAATCTTCTTTAACAGACGAATTGGTAAGACGTTTTATACGTTCCAATCCTGATAAAAAAATTGCAATTATCTCCATCGACCCTTCGAAAAAGAAAACCGGAGGAGCATTGCTGGGTGACAGAATCCGTATGAACGCGATTAATGATCCCAGGGTTTATATGCGTTCAATGGCGACGAGAGAGAATAACGTTTCTGTATCTCCGTTTATTCATTCTGCATTAAATGTGCTGAAACTGGCTCATCCTGATGTCATCATTCTGGAAACTTCAGGTATCGGGCAATCCGGTTCAGAGGTTTCGGATTTCGCAGATGTTTCTATGTATGTGATGACTCCTGAGTATGGAGCTTCTACGCAGCTGGAAAAAATTGACATGTTGGATTATGCAGATTTAGTTGCTTTAAATAAATCTGATAAAAGAGGAGCTCTTGATGCACTTCAGGCTGTAAGAAAACAGTTTCAGAGAAACCATTTACTATGGGAAAGTCCATTGGATGACATGCCTGTGTATGCTACAAAAGCATCTCAGTTTAATGATCACGGAACCACAGAATTATACAACAGATTAATTTCAAAAGTAAACGATAAATTCTCAGATTTAGATCTGAAAACCTTTGTTGAGCAGGAAATTACAGAAGAAGTAACCATCATTCCTCCAAAAAGGGTACGTTACTTATCTGAAATCGTTGAAAACAACAGAATATATGATGCAAATGTTGAAAAACAGGCTGAACTGGCCAGAAAAATGTATCATATTGAAGGGGTAAAAAGTTTCCTTTCCAATGAAGCTTTAGATGCTGAATATCAAAAAGCGGAAAAAGATCTTCAACAGGAAAATATTGACTTCTTACAAACATGGGATGATACGAAAAAAGCTTTCCATGAAGAGTTTTATTCTTATTTCGTTCGTGGAAAAGAAATCAGAGTTGAAACCTCAACAGAATCTTTATCCCATTTAAGAATTCCAAAAATTGCCTTACCGAAATACACCGACTGGGGTGATCTTATCAAATGGAAAGGCCAGGAAAATCTTCCGGGAGGATTCCCGTACACCGCCGGAATTTATCCTTTTAAAAGAACAGGAGAAGATCCGACAAGGATGTTTGCAGGAGAAGGAGGTCCGGAAAGAACCAACAGAAGATTCCATTATGTTTCTGCAGAAATGCCTGCAAAACGTTTATCTACAGCATTTGACTCCGTAACTTTATACGGTCAGGATCCTGCTTTACCACCGGATATTTATGGTAAGATTGGAAATGCAGGAGTTTCTATTGCCACCTTAGATGATGCGAAAAAACTGTATTCCGGATTTGATTTGGTGAATGCATTGACTTCAGTTTCAATGACGATCAACGGACCGGCTCCAATGTTGCTGGCGTTCTTTATGAATGCTGCCATCGACCAGAATGTTGAAAAATATATTGCAGAAAATAAATTAGAATCCAAAGTTGAAGCGGTTTTAAAAGCAAAATTCGACGATAAAGGGTTGGAAAGACCAAAATATAACGGTGAACTTCCTCCATCAAATAATGGTTTAGGTTTAAAACTATTAGGAATCACCGGAGATGAAGTAATTCCTGCAGAAGCTTATGCTGAAATTAAGGCTAAAACGATTGCCACAGTTCGTGGAACAGTTCAGGCTGATATTTTAAAAGAAGATCAGGCACAGAATACCTGTATTTTCTCTACTGAATTTGCACTTAGACTGATGGGTGACGTTCAGGAATATTTCATTACAGAAAAAGTAAGAAACTTCTACTCGGTTTCTATTTCAGGATACCACATTGCAGAAGCGGGAGCCAATCCGGTTTCTCAGTTAGCATTTACACTGGCCAATGGTTTCACGTATGTAGAATACTACTTGTCAAGAGGAATGGATATCAATGATTTTGCACCCAACTTATCTTTCTTCTTCTCCAACGGTATTGACCCTGAATATTCAGTAATCGGACGTGTAGCCAGAAGAATCTGGGCAAAAGCAATGAAGTTAAAATACGGAGCAGACGAAAGAAGCCAGATGCTGAAATATCACATTCAGACTTCAGGACGTTCTCTTCACGCTCAGGAAATTGATTTCAATGATATCAGAACTACGCTTCAGGCACTTTATGCGATCTATGATAACTGTAACTCACTTCACACCAATGCGTATGACGAAGCTATTACAACTCCTACAGAGCAGTCTGTAAGAAGAGCGATGGCGATTCAGCTGATTATCAATAAAGAATTAGGATTAGCGAAAAACGAAAATCCACTTCAGGGTTCATTTATTATTGAAGAATTAACGGATCTTGTGGAGGAAGCTGTTTATACAGAATTCGACAGAATTACAGAAAGAGGCGGTGTTCTTGGAGCTATGGAAACAATGTATCAGCGTTCTAAAATCCAGGAAGAATCGATGCATTACGAGTGGCTGAAACATACAGGGGAATATCCTATTATCGGGGTCAATACTTTCCTTGGAAAAGACGGTTCACCAACGGTTCGTCCGGGAGAAGTTATCCGTTCTACTGAAGAAGAAAAGCAGGTTCAGATTCAAACTTTACACAACTTCCAAAAGTCTAATGAAGACAGATGTGAGGAAGCTCTTAGAACATTACAATACGCAGCGATCAATCAGCAGAATTTATTTGGTGTGATGATGGATGCCGTGAAATACTGTTCTCTGGGGCAAATTACCAATGCGCTTTTTGAAGTGGGTGGTAAGTACAGAAGAAATATGTAG
- a CDS encoding M16 family metallopeptidase, whose translation MKNILIGTAVLFFTGVANPVFSQKSDAPKFVSNTEGVKEYTLNNGMKVLLIPDASQSNMVVNIIYNVGSKHEGYGEKGMAHLLEHMLFKSTKKLGDIKKQLSDKGGDANGTTWYDRTNYYEIFPSSDENLKWALEMEADRMINATILQTDLDKEFSVVRNEFEIGENSPGSVLMERIVSTAYLWHNYGNSTIGSKEDVERVKAPTLRKFYEKYYQPDNATLVVAGKFDEKQALNYISQYFSTIPRPSRVLDQTYTVEPAQDGERFVELKRSGDSKIVGALYHTAPYADKDYAVLDALSEILTSDPSGYLYKAMIDSHKAASIYSYQPTVRDAAFMYFGLEVPADKDVKAIENDFRSELEKVATIKYTDQDVARAKAKILKQIENNKNNTINFAVGLTEIVGAGSYKLGMLYRDAIEKLTLADIQRVADKYFKTNNRTVGVFIPTKDEVRVKNLEYSDDQIASLTKEYKGKALEKEVAPFEASIKNLKANLSEGKLSNGMKYGIIKKEIKGGKVLGSFRFPVSNPKDLSGKAQIGSLMAQVMKTGTKSHTKEQIQDMLDQWKSSINFSFSGQTLYANISTYKEYLPKVMGLMKEILTESNFPEAELVKTVNEYNTYLEGSLNDPQALAFTEIEKITGNYPKESIFYTPSFKEQIEANKTIKRQELVDFYNKILGSNNGVGTIVGDLDSKTGSSLMENTFAKWNSKSGYEQIKPELFATKKQDKDYVTPDKENAAAVGKVSFSMDKKSPDYPAFVIANEMLGSGGFLTSRIPTRLREKEGISYGAGSYINIPSDNTVASWSWYAFFNPTKKDAVNKALKEEVNKAVKDGFTEEELKSNLNSWLTSRKTGLGNESTLMGLVNSQLQYGIPLEDYDALEAKVSALKVGQVNDVLRKYISEDKLTSVFAGDFNKK comes from the coding sequence ATGAAAAACATACTTATCGGGACCGCTGTCCTGTTTTTTACCGGGGTTGCCAACCCTGTTTTTTCACAAAAGTCAGATGCTCCAAAATTTGTGAGCAATACTGAAGGTGTAAAAGAATATACTTTGAATAACGGAATGAAGGTACTTTTGATTCCGGATGCTTCACAAAGTAATATGGTTGTGAATATCATCTATAATGTAGGCTCTAAACACGAAGGGTATGGAGAAAAAGGGATGGCGCATTTACTTGAACACATGTTATTTAAAAGCACTAAAAAATTAGGTGATATTAAAAAACAGCTGTCTGATAAAGGAGGTGATGCTAACGGAACTACCTGGTATGACCGGACTAATTATTATGAAATTTTCCCGTCAAGTGATGAAAACTTAAAATGGGCTTTGGAAATGGAAGCCGATAGAATGATCAATGCCACTATTCTTCAGACAGATCTTGATAAAGAATTTTCTGTTGTGCGGAATGAATTTGAAATTGGAGAGAACAGCCCCGGAAGTGTTTTGATGGAGCGTATTGTTTCTACGGCTTATTTATGGCACAATTACGGAAACAGTACCATTGGAAGTAAAGAAGATGTAGAGAGAGTAAAGGCACCTACCCTTAGAAAATTTTATGAAAAATATTATCAGCCGGATAATGCAACCCTTGTTGTTGCCGGAAAGTTTGATGAGAAACAGGCTTTAAATTATATTTCCCAGTATTTTTCCACGATTCCAAGACCGTCAAGAGTTTTAGATCAGACTTATACTGTTGAACCTGCTCAGGATGGGGAACGTTTTGTAGAGCTGAAACGTTCGGGAGACAGTAAAATTGTAGGCGCTTTATATCATACAGCTCCTTATGCAGATAAAGATTATGCAGTTTTGGATGCTTTATCAGAAATATTAACTTCTGATCCTTCCGGATACCTGTATAAAGCCATGATTGATTCTCATAAAGCAGCTTCTATTTATTCCTATCAGCCAACAGTGAGAGATGCAGCGTTTATGTATTTCGGACTTGAAGTGCCTGCAGATAAAGATGTAAAAGCAATTGAAAATGATTTCAGAAGCGAACTTGAAAAAGTGGCTACCATAAAATATACAGATCAGGATGTTGCAAGAGCGAAAGCTAAAATTCTTAAGCAAATTGAGAATAACAAAAATAACACCATCAACTTTGCCGTTGGATTAACAGAAATCGTAGGAGCAGGGAGTTATAAATTGGGAATGCTTTATCGTGATGCTATCGAAAAGCTAACTTTAGCAGATATCCAGAGAGTTGCAGATAAGTACTTCAAAACAAATAACAGAACAGTAGGAGTATTTATTCCTACAAAAGATGAGGTAAGAGTTAAAAATCTTGAATATTCTGATGATCAGATTGCATCCCTGACTAAAGAGTATAAAGGTAAAGCTCTGGAAAAAGAAGTAGCTCCTTTTGAAGCCAGTATTAAAAATCTGAAAGCCAATCTTTCTGAAGGGAAATTGAGCAACGGTATGAAGTACGGGATTATCAAGAAGGAGATTAAAGGAGGTAAAGTATTGGGCAGCTTCCGTTTTCCTGTAAGTAATCCTAAAGATTTGAGCGGAAAAGCACAGATAGGATCTCTGATGGCTCAGGTAATGAAAACGGGAACCAAATCTCATACGAAAGAACAGATTCAGGATATGCTTGATCAATGGAAATCAAGTATCAATTTCTCATTCAGCGGACAGACTTTATATGCCAATATAAGTACATATAAAGAATACTTACCTAAAGTAATGGGATTGATGAAAGAAATTCTGACGGAATCTAATTTCCCTGAAGCAGAATTAGTAAAAACAGTCAATGAATATAATACTTATCTGGAAGGATCTCTGAATGATCCGCAAGCTTTAGCATTTACTGAAATCGAGAAAATCACAGGAAATTATCCTAAAGAAAGTATTTTCTACACCCCATCTTTCAAAGAACAGATTGAAGCAAATAAAACAATCAAAAGACAGGAGCTGGTAGATTTCTACAACAAAATTTTGGGTAGTAATAATGGAGTAGGAACAATAGTTGGAGATTTGGATTCAAAAACAGGATCTTCATTAATGGAAAATACTTTTGCAAAATGGAACTCCAAATCGGGTTATGAGCAAATCAAACCTGAGCTTTTCGCAACAAAAAAACAGGATAAAGATTATGTAACACCGGATAAGGAAAATGCGGCGGCTGTTGGGAAAGTCAGTTTCTCAATGGATAAAAAGAGCCCAGATTATCCTGCTTTCGTTATTGCAAACGAAATGCTGGGAAGCGGAGGTTTCCTGACTTCAAGAATTCCTACAAGACTTCGTGAAAAAGAAGGGATCAGCTATGGAGCAGGTTCTTATATCAATATTCCTTCAGATAACACGGTGGCTTCCTGGAGTTGGTATGCTTTCTTTAATCCTACTAAAAAAGACGCTGTGAATAAAGCCTTAAAAGAAGAAGTAAACAAAGCGGTTAAGGATGGATTTACCGAAGAGGAATTGAAATCAAATCTAAATTCCTGGCTGACATCAAGAAAAACAGGGTTAGGAAATGAAAGTACATTGATGGGCTTGGTAAACAGTCAGCTGCAATATGGAATTCCTTTGGAAGACTATGATGCATTGGAAGCTAAGGTTTCAGCATTGAAAGTAGGTCAGGTCAATGACGTTCTTAGAAAATACATCAGTGAAGATAAACTGACTTCTGTTTTTGCAGGAGATTTTAATAAGAAATAA
- a CDS encoding diphthine--ammonia ligase, which produces MRPKAVFNWSSGKDSALALYKILQEDRYEVSTLLTSINKEFQRISMHGVHVSLLEKQAESLGLPLIKMELPKEPSMEEYRDIMTKTMSEIQASGITHSVFGDIFLEDLRKYREEQLKTIGMEAVFPLWKQNTSDLIHEFIHLGFKTIVTCVNETYLDKSFAGRIIDKDFIRDLPENVDPCGENGEFHTFTFDGPTFKEPVLFEIGETVKKTYPKPKADSEKEEEEYVFWFCDLILK; this is translated from the coding sequence ATGAGACCAAAAGCCGTATTCAACTGGAGCAGCGGAAAAGACTCTGCTCTTGCTCTTTATAAAATCCTGCAGGAAGATCGATATGAAGTTTCTACCCTGCTGACCAGTATTAATAAGGAGTTTCAAAGAATTTCCATGCATGGGGTTCATGTTTCACTTTTAGAGAAACAGGCTGAAAGTTTGGGGCTTCCTTTAATTAAAATGGAGCTTCCCAAAGAACCTTCTATGGAAGAATACCGGGATATCATGACTAAGACTATGTCCGAAATACAGGCATCAGGCATCACTCATTCTGTCTTTGGCGACATCTTTCTGGAAGATCTCCGGAAATACCGTGAAGAGCAGCTGAAAACCATAGGAATGGAAGCCGTTTTTCCGCTTTGGAAACAAAATACATCTGACCTTATCCATGAGTTTATTCATCTCGGTTTTAAAACCATCGTTACGTGTGTCAATGAAACCTACCTCGATAAAAGTTTTGCAGGAAGGATAATTGATAAGGATTTTATCCGTGATCTCCCTGAAAATGTTGATCCATGTGGCGAGAACGGGGAATTTCACACCTTTACTTTTGATGGGCCTACTTTTAAAGAGCCTGTTCTGTTTGAAATTGGTGAAACAGTAAAGAAAACCTATCCTAAGCCTAAAGCAGATTCTGAAAAAGAGGAAGAAGAATATGTTTTCTGGTTCTGTGACCTTATTTTGAAGTAA
- a CDS encoding serine hydrolase domain-containing protein translates to MTKNAYSLFLLITLTFSLFSCKNELVTASKPVDKKAVIDSTIMAFQKTLLEQQIDSVFKKYDFNGSIAVFKDSLPLYRKENGYSDFKTKTKIDSSTVFAIGSVSKQFTAVLILLQMEQGKLNVTDKASRYLKEFQTKEYENITIHQLLNHTSGLNIFGGKLMFKSGSDFFYSNDGFNTLGKIVEAVSGKSFDENVKELFNKAGMKNSSTGNIFEGKDFASAYLGNGKNPVIVPNMPKRLGGKDIGTPAGGILSTIDDLHIWNNALYGGKILKPETLKQFISKSAERHHAILGKMGYGYGIMMNIGKPESYFHSGYVKGSPSLNIYYPQTKTSVIILSNIADEEKGKSSTFRPHVEVKKITDNLENTLFQLKTKH, encoded by the coding sequence ATGACAAAAAACGCCTACTCCCTTTTCTTACTTATCACACTCACATTCAGTTTATTTTCATGTAAAAATGAATTGGTTACTGCTTCTAAACCCGTTGATAAAAAAGCGGTTATTGATTCCACGATCATGGCTTTTCAGAAAACCCTTCTGGAGCAGCAGATTGATTCTGTATTTAAAAAGTATGATTTTAACGGAAGTATCGCTGTATTTAAAGATTCGCTGCCACTCTACCGGAAAGAAAATGGTTACTCTGATTTTAAAACAAAAACAAAAATTGACAGCAGTACTGTTTTTGCTATTGGTTCTGTAAGCAAGCAATTCACTGCGGTGCTTATTCTTCTCCAGATGGAACAGGGAAAATTGAATGTCACCGATAAAGCATCCCGGTATCTCAAGGAATTCCAGACCAAAGAATATGAAAATATCACCATTCACCAGCTTTTAAATCATACTTCAGGATTAAATATTTTCGGAGGAAAACTCATGTTTAAAAGTGGCTCGGATTTTTTCTATTCCAATGATGGTTTTAATACATTAGGGAAAATTGTAGAGGCTGTTTCCGGAAAATCATTTGACGAAAATGTAAAAGAACTGTTCAATAAAGCCGGAATGAAGAACTCCTCTACCGGAAATATCTTTGAAGGAAAAGACTTTGCAAGTGCTTATTTGGGCAATGGGAAAAATCCTGTAATTGTTCCGAATATGCCGAAACGACTGGGCGGAAAAGATATTGGAACTCCTGCAGGTGGCATTCTTTCTACAATAGATGACCTTCACATATGGAATAATGCTCTTTATGGTGGCAAGATCCTGAAACCGGAAACATTAAAACAGTTTATTTCCAAAAGTGCAGAAAGACATCATGCTATCCTGGGGAAAATGGGCTACGGATATGGAATTATGATGAATATAGGTAAACCTGAAAGTTATTTTCACAGCGGTTATGTAAAAGGCTCACCTTCTCTGAATATTTATTATCCACAAACCAAGACATCCGTTATTATTTTATCGAATATTGCTGATGAAGAAAAAGGTAAAAGTTCAACATTCAGGCCTCATGTTGAAGTCAAAAAAATAACGGATAATCTAGAGAATACTTTATTTCAGCTTAAAACAAAACATTGA
- a CDS encoding 2'-5' RNA ligase family protein, protein MEKMYFIAIYPPQEIIDEVKVFKKDLALNYDNSKALKNDAHITLFPPFSRELALESDIHTAFQKIDTSLNPFEIVLNGFGSFPTPKNPVLFVKPETCDDLTILQQKVKQHFNFKKYSFNPHMTVGYRNLNYENYLKAWEVYKGKEYKTNFLVDKIILLRHEYNWIPIAEKKLGPI, encoded by the coding sequence ATGGAAAAGATGTATTTTATCGCAATCTATCCTCCGCAGGAAATTATTGACGAGGTGAAGGTTTTTAAAAAAGATCTTGCCCTGAATTATGATAATTCAAAGGCATTAAAAAATGATGCCCATATTACTTTATTTCCTCCATTCTCGAGAGAACTGGCACTGGAAAGTGATATTCATACTGCTTTTCAGAAAATAGATACCTCCCTTAACCCTTTTGAAATTGTCCTGAATGGTTTTGGAAGCTTTCCCACTCCCAAAAACCCGGTCCTTTTTGTGAAGCCTGAAACTTGTGATGATTTAACTATTCTTCAGCAAAAAGTAAAACAGCATTTCAATTTCAAAAAATATTCTTTTAACCCACACATGACTGTTGGCTACAGAAACCTAAACTATGAAAACTATCTGAAAGCATGGGAAGTATACAAAGGGAAAGAATATAAAACTAATTTCTTAGTTGATAAAATCATCCTTCTTAGACATGAATACAACTGGATTCCTATTGCAGAAAAGAAACTCGGACCAATATAA
- a CDS encoding M64 family metallopeptidase has translation MKKALFTLFIGSCCMAQTFQTVPLLQNGTNDKRIIIAVLGDGFTTAQQTSFVSSAQSTVNYLFTKSPYTEYKNYFNAYAVKVVSAASGVKHPGTATDVAEPAIPVSNPNNYLGSSFDFGVHRCIYSNTTNKVAQVLAANVPDYDITYVLGNSTEYGGCGGAYAFASLNGSSNEIVVHELGHSFGKLADEYWFSGSGESPNKTQTSSPTAVKWKNWVGLNGVGVYSHAESPSWFRPHQSCEMRYLNQQFCSVCKEAIIEKIHSLVSPVDSYTPANTSTVNANSNVTFTVNEILPIPNTLVNSWKLNGALLASTANSLTISPSQLNTGNNTLIFSVNDNNPLLKVNNHSTVHFTNVTWTLNKSSARKMTEVKAVERRYSIYPNPSDGEFFIKGKQDFSGNVKVDLYDASGKLIHIQSELKDRSTLFVNMKSLPAGTYLVNVYENEGMIISQKIIKE, from the coding sequence ATGAAAAAAGCTTTATTTACCCTCTTCATCGGAAGCTGCTGCATGGCACAGACATTCCAGACGGTTCCCCTTCTTCAGAACGGGACCAATGACAAACGTATTATTATTGCGGTGTTGGGCGATGGTTTTACTACAGCCCAGCAGACTTCTTTCGTTTCGTCCGCACAGTCTACTGTTAATTATCTTTTCACCAAAAGTCCCTACACAGAATATAAAAATTATTTTAACGCATATGCTGTGAAGGTGGTTTCTGCTGCCTCCGGTGTAAAGCATCCCGGAACAGCTACCGATGTTGCAGAACCTGCAATTCCGGTTTCCAATCCTAATAATTATCTGGGATCATCCTTTGATTTTGGCGTGCACCGATGCATATACAGCAATACGACAAATAAAGTGGCTCAGGTTCTTGCTGCAAACGTTCCGGATTACGATATTACCTATGTACTGGGGAATTCTACTGAGTACGGTGGGTGTGGAGGTGCTTATGCATTTGCTTCTCTCAACGGATCATCCAACGAGATTGTGGTGCATGAGCTGGGACACTCATTCGGAAAGCTGGCAGACGAATACTGGTTTTCCGGTTCCGGTGAATCACCCAATAAAACCCAAACTTCAAGCCCTACGGCAGTAAAATGGAAAAACTGGGTAGGTCTTAATGGAGTAGGAGTATATTCCCATGCGGAAAGTCCTTCATGGTTCCGCCCGCATCAGAGTTGTGAGATGAGGTATCTTAACCAGCAGTTCTGTTCAGTGTGTAAAGAAGCAATTATTGAAAAAATCCATTCTCTGGTATCACCTGTAGATTCTTATACACCTGCCAATACTTCAACCGTAAATGCCAATTCTAACGTGACATTTACCGTTAATGAAATTCTTCCGATTCCTAACACACTGGTCAATTCCTGGAAGCTGAACGGAGCATTACTGGCTTCAACAGCAAATTCACTTACCATTTCTCCGTCCCAGCTGAATACAGGAAATAATACCCTTATTTTTTCGGTGAATGATAATAATCCGTTGCTGAAGGTGAATAACCACAGCACGGTCCATTTTACCAATGTTACCTGGACACTGAATAAATCTTCTGCGAGAAAAATGACGGAAGTAAAGGCCGTGGAAAGAAGATACAGCATATATCCTAATCCTTCGGACGGTGAGTTCTTTATTAAAGGAAAACAGGACTTTTCAGGAAACGTGAAAGTAGATCTGTATGATGCTTCCGGAAAACTTATCCACATACAATCAGAACTTAAAGACCGTTCTACATTATTTGTGAATATGAAAAGCCTGCCTGCCGGAACATATCTCGTCAACGTCTATGAAAATGAAGGGATGATCATTTCACAAAAAATCATTAAAGAGTAA
- the ruvC gene encoding crossover junction endodeoxyribonuclease RuvC produces the protein MISEKIILGIDPGTAIMGFGIISVKKGKMEMVSIHELILKKYPNHETKLKYIFDKTLALIDEYHPDEVALEAPFFGKNVQSMLKLGRAQGVAMAASLYRNIPITEYSPKKIKMAITGNGNASKEQVAGMLQNLLNLKEFPTKYLDASDGLAVAVCHHFNSGTIADTKSYSGWDSFLKQNPGRVK, from the coding sequence ATGATTTCAGAGAAGATAATTTTAGGCATTGACCCGGGAACAGCTATTATGGGTTTTGGTATTATTTCCGTTAAAAAAGGTAAGATGGAAATGGTTTCCATCCACGAACTGATCCTGAAAAAATATCCAAACCATGAAACAAAACTGAAATATATTTTTGACAAAACATTAGCCCTCATCGATGAATATCATCCTGATGAAGTGGCTCTTGAAGCACCGTTTTTTGGAAAAAATGTACAGAGTATGCTGAAATTGGGCCGCGCCCAGGGAGTCGCAATGGCAGCCAGTCTTTACAGGAATATTCCTATTACAGAATATTCACCCAAAAAGATTAAAATGGCGATCACCGGGAATGGAAATGCCAGCAAGGAACAGGTTGCAGGAATGCTTCAGAATCTTTTAAATCTGAAAGAGTTTCCTACAAAATATTTAGATGCTTCTGATGGTTTGGCTGTTGCGGTTTGTCATCACTTCAATTCCGGCACTATAGCAGATACAAAATCGTATAGCGGATGGGATAGTTTCCTGAAGCAGAATCCGGGAAGAGTGAAATAA